AGTTTCCCGTATTCCCGCACAAAGGGGGAAAATATTCGATCGGCATGCGAACGTACCGATGGTCATCAATACCGATTCTTTTGCCGTCGAAATAACGCCTGCGGAAATACCGGCAGGACATTACGATACGGTCGCTTCGCGCCTTGCGCAGTATCTCGGCATTTCGAAATTCGATATCGATAAGCGCATTCCGGAAAATCTTCGAAAATCGTACACGGCGATTCCCGTGCGCTCGAACGTTTCGTTTGAAACGATTTCGAATATTGCAGAAAATAAAATCGATTTGCCCGGCGTTTCATGGGTGTCGCGCCCGAGGCGGAACTATGTCGAAACCGGCTCTCTTTCCCATATCATCGGCTACGTGGGAGACATAACGCAGGAAGAGATCAACGTGTTATACAACCAAGGCTATACGCGCAACAGCGTCGTCGGTAAAACCGGAATCGAACGGCAGTACGATCAGCTTTTGCAGGGGACGAGCGGACTTGAAAGCCGCACCGTCGACGTTCGCGGAAGAATCCTTTCCGACAAAGCCGACGTACGCCCGCCGCAGCCGGGGAAAAATCTCGTGCTTACGATCGATTCGCGTATTCAGACGCTTGCCGAAAAGACGCTCGGAAACAGGGTAGGGGCGGTCGTGGTTTTAAAACCCGCGACGGGTGAAATACTCGCGCTCGTTTCCTATCCGTATTTCGATCCGAACATATTCAATTCCGATGACTACGCGCAGGAGTATGTAAAGCTGCGCGACAGTCCGGAAAAGCCGCTTTTAAACAGAGCCGTCGCCGCACAGTATCCGCCCGGTTCGACGTTTAAAATCATCATGGTGACGGCTCTTTTGCAGGAAAAAACTTTTTCGCCTTTTGAAAAAATCGAATGCAAAGGAAAACTCCTCTACGGCAACCGTATATTTCACTGCCACGTCCACGAACCCGGTCACGGCTGGCTCGATTTGAAAAACGCGCTCGCGCAGTCCTGCGACGTCTACTTTTGGACGATCGGACGCGATTACCTCGGTATCGACAAAATCGCACAGTATTCGACTATGTTCGGACTCGGAAAAAGCGCCGAAATCGATTTGCCGACCCAAGCTTCCGGCTTTATTCCGACAGCGCAGTGGAAAGAGCGAAAGTATCACGAACGGTGGCTCGGAGGAGATACGATGTCCGCATCTATCGGACAGGGCTATATCCTCACCACACCTCTCCAAATCGCGGACATGATGGCGATGGTGTGTACGGAAGGAGTCGTCTATAAGCCGCATCTGCTTAAAGAAGTGCGCGATCCTGTAACAAACGAAGTCATCACGGAAGTAAAGCCCGAAGTTTTATTTAAATCCGATATACCCGCCGACGTGTGGAAAACCGTACAGGAAGACTGCCGCTATACGATCACCGACGGCACTCCCCAGTACCCGATGCGCAATAAGCGTTTTCAAAGCGCGGGAAAGACGGGAACATCCGAAGTCGCCCAGTATAAAAACAGCTGGCATTCGTGGATGGTCGCCTACGCACCTTACGATGCCCCCGTTGAAGATCAAATCGTCGTTTCGACCCTTGTCGAAGCCGTAAACAAGTGGGAATGGTGGGCGCCCTATGCGACGAACATCATCATACAGGGTACATTGGCGAATCAAACTTATGAAGAAGCCGTAAATGCGCTCGGCTTTCATTATCTTCTTGCGAACGGGAACAGGCAGGAGTAGGGCAGTGAAACTTAAAATCATCGATGCATTCGATTATATTCTTTTGGTCTGCGTCCTCGTGCTTACCGCGGCAGGCATCGCATTCATCTATTCGTCCGCGATCAATTCCGACGGCGTTCTCGTTACGAATGAATACGTCAAACAGACGGTTTGGGCTTCTATCGGCATCGTGCTTATCGTCATAACGGCGCTCTACGATTATCGAAAAACGACGCGCTACGCCTATATTTTATATGCGGCTCTGGCTCCCGTGCTTTTGTATACGGTCATATTCGGCCGCCACGTCAACGGTGCGAACAGCTGGATCGGCATCGGTCACTTCGGCATACAGCCGTCCGAATTCGGTAAAATCATTTTTATTTTATTTCTCGCAAAATACCTTTCCGAAAGCGCCGGCGAAGTTCCGTTAAAGCGTTTTTTAATCGCCGCAGCCATTTTCGCTCTTCCCGTATTATTGATACTCGCTCAGCCCGATTTGGGAACGGCGAGCGTCTACATTCCCGTTTTTCTCGTCATGTGTTTTATGGCCGGTATTCCGCTTCGCTACATATTGTTCGTATTTGCCGTCGGGATGGGGACGATTTTTTTAACCGTGCTTCCGGTGTGGAACGACGTCATCGCGCATCGGAAAATTGCTGTAATCGGAGCGCTCACCGACATACGCTTGCGTCTTTTGCTTATCGCCGCATCTCTTTCGATTGCGCTCATCGGAATCGTCGTGCGGCGCTATTTGCGCGGACAGCGGTATTTTTACTGGATTTCATACGGCGCTTTTATCGTTGCGCTTTCGCTTTTCGGTTCATACGGAGCCGGACACGTGCTCAAAGAATATCAGATCAGCCGCCTCATCGTTTTTCTCGATCCGTCCGTAGACCCCAGAGGAAGCGGATGGAACATCATTCAATCGAAGATCGCGATCGGTGCGGGCGGCATATTCGGCAGGTCGTTTTTGCACGGTACGCAGAGTCACTATCGATTTTTGCCGCAGCAGAGTACGGACTTTATATTCAGCATTTTGTCGGAAGAGCTCGGTTTTATAGGCGGGCTTATCGTCTTTGTGCTCTACGGCCTTATCTTTTTTCGGACGCTGAAAATCATGCGAAACTCGACGGGTTACGGTTTGTATATCGCAGCGGGTATACTCGGCATGTTCTTTTTTCATTTTTTTGTCAACATCGGTATGGTTATGGGCATCATGCCGATTACGGGAATACCGCTTTTGTTTTTGTCGTACGGGGGGTCGTCTCTGTTGACTGCGATGGTCGCCGTAGGCCTTCTCATGAGTATCAATTACCACAAATACGGATTTGACGCATAGCCTTGAAGCCCGTAAAACAAACGGGGATAATTAATAAAGTCCCGGCAAAAGAGCCGCATCATTTATCCCGGTAGACAGAATTCGACACAATCGACATTTCAAAATATTGCCTAAAAAGCGGGGTAAAACACCCTGTTTTAAGGGGGTATTTTCATATCTTTTGGTAGACAGAATATACATTATGGGATGTAATTTAGGCGGGTAAATTTTTACACCGCGTCCGCGTCGT
This Treponema socranskii subsp. buccale DNA region includes the following protein-coding sequences:
- the mrdA gene encoding penicillin-binding protein 2, with the protein product MTEDFLRGERKTVLSKTQRIIFLRIAIVLCFVLYIYRLFSMQVVLSDTYRTQSRTISSQVSRIPAQRGKIFDRHANVPMVINTDSFAVEITPAEIPAGHYDTVASRLAQYLGISKFDIDKRIPENLRKSYTAIPVRSNVSFETISNIAENKIDLPGVSWVSRPRRNYVETGSLSHIIGYVGDITQEEINVLYNQGYTRNSVVGKTGIERQYDQLLQGTSGLESRTVDVRGRILSDKADVRPPQPGKNLVLTIDSRIQTLAEKTLGNRVGAVVVLKPATGEILALVSYPYFDPNIFNSDDYAQEYVKLRDSPEKPLLNRAVAAQYPPGSTFKIIMVTALLQEKTFSPFEKIECKGKLLYGNRIFHCHVHEPGHGWLDLKNALAQSCDVYFWTIGRDYLGIDKIAQYSTMFGLGKSAEIDLPTQASGFIPTAQWKERKYHERWLGGDTMSASIGQGYILTTPLQIADMMAMVCTEGVVYKPHLLKEVRDPVTNEVITEVKPEVLFKSDIPADVWKTVQEDCRYTITDGTPQYPMRNKRFQSAGKTGTSEVAQYKNSWHSWMVAYAPYDAPVEDQIVVSTLVEAVNKWEWWAPYATNIIIQGTLANQTYEEAVNALGFHYLLANGNRQE
- the rodA gene encoding rod shape-determining protein RodA, translating into MKLKIIDAFDYILLVCVLVLTAAGIAFIYSSAINSDGVLVTNEYVKQTVWASIGIVLIVITALYDYRKTTRYAYILYAALAPVLLYTVIFGRHVNGANSWIGIGHFGIQPSEFGKIIFILFLAKYLSESAGEVPLKRFLIAAAIFALPVLLILAQPDLGTASVYIPVFLVMCFMAGIPLRYILFVFAVGMGTIFLTVLPVWNDVIAHRKIAVIGALTDIRLRLLLIAASLSIALIGIVVRRYLRGQRYFYWISYGAFIVALSLFGSYGAGHVLKEYQISRLIVFLDPSVDPRGSGWNIIQSKIAIGAGGIFGRSFLHGTQSHYRFLPQQSTDFIFSILSEELGFIGGLIVFVLYGLIFFRTLKIMRNSTGYGLYIAAGILGMFFFHFFVNIGMVMGIMPITGIPLLFLSYGGSSLLTAMVAVGLLMSINYHKYGFDA